The genomic window TTTTCAAGGTTTGTTTATAGATGTAGGCGATATTGTTTTTGTTGAGGCTATAGATTATAAAAATAAACGAGCTGTGATTTCTGATGTTAAACCTCGGAAAAGTTTTTTAAAACGTCCTGCGGTAGCAAATGTTACTTCAATTGCTATTTGTATTTCTGTCGATGAACCGTCATTTGATAGTGAACAAACTAGTCGTTTTTTAATAACTGCTGAATCTGTAAAGATCAAACCTTTTATAATTCTAACAAAAATTGATTTGATTAAAAAAAATGTTTTGAATTCATTTATCAATAAATTAAAACTTTGGGGTTACGATTCTGTAGCAGTATCTATAAAGAATGCCCAAGGAATTGATTCGTTAATTGAACGATTTAGACAAACAAAACTAACCGTTCTCGCTGGTCCCTCTGGTGTGGGAAAGACAAGTTTAATAAATCACTTAATTCCTTCTCTTTCATTGCCTACTTCTTCTGTTTCAAAAAAATTGAGGAGGGGTACACATACGACTAGACATGTCGAACTTTTTTCTATTGGAAACGGATCATTTCTTGCTGATACTCCAGGCTTTAACCGTCCAGAAATAGTATCTGATATTTCTGGCTTTGCCTATTTGTTTCCTGAATTTCGAGCGGAGTTAATTCACTCGAAATGTAAGTTTCGTAATTGTTTACATAGAGACGAACCTGGTTGCGTAATTAATAAAGACCTTGAAAGATATTCTTTTTATCGTGAAAACATAGATGAAATGATTAATTCTCGTCTCCCATACCAGGGAGATTTAGTTTGAATCCACCTGTTAAATCTTCCATACGCTCTTTCATTGTTGAGGTAGAGGCTTCGTGAGCGGATTTCATTGCATCAAGTATTGCTTTTTCAATTATTGTTTTATCTTCTGAAAGTAATGTTTGATCAATTTCTATACGTAAGGGCTTTTGATTGCCTGACATCCATATTTTTGCGCGATTATCGTTATTTGCTCCCTCTATTTCCATAATTTCAAGTTCTTCTTGAAGTTTTTGAGCATTTTGTTGAATTTGTTGTGCTTTTTTAAAAGCCTCAGTTAGTTGTCCAAAATTTGGTAGTCCGAATCCAGCCATGAGATTTTCCAATTGTTAATAATTTTAGGCTTTAAATTTCAAAGCCACATTGTTTGACTTCTGTTTCTAACAAGATTCCATATGAATCAAAAACTTTTTCTTGGATATGTTTAATTAATTTTCGTACATCATGAGAAGAAGCTTTATTTGCGTTAATTATAAAGTTGGAATGAATTTTGGATATTTCAGCTCCACCAAAGCGAAATCCTTTTAAACCAAGTTCTTCAATTAATTTTGCAGCTTTTAAAGGTTCAGGATTACGAAAAACACTCCCGCAGCTTTGGTCTTGATATGGTTGAGTTCTCAATCGATGATTAAAATTTTCATTTGTGATTTGACGGATTTTCGATTCCTCATGACCAGATTCCAATTTGAGTTTTGCAGATACAACAATTAAGTTTTCCTCTTGAAGAAGACTGTACCGGTAGCCAAAATTTAGATCAGCTGATTCGATGATTTTGTATTCACCTTTCAAGGATAGCGTTGTAATACTTTCAAGATAGTCAGATATGCAATTACCTTGTGCACCTGCATTCATGACTATTGCTCCACCAATAGTTCCTGGTATTCCTACAGCCCATTCAAGTCCATGTAGTCCATTCGCGGCAGCTTTTCGAGCCAAAGTGGGAAGCATCTCTCCGCTAAGGACCTCTATATTTCCAGTATTTTTATCAATTTGAATTCCTTTAAGCTTACGCATACATAGGCTCAAACCTTTAATTCCTTCGTCATTTATTAAAAGATTAGAGCCAGCACCAATTATATTGCAGGGAATTTTTTTCTTATTTATCCAATTAATTAAATATTTTATTTCTTCATTATTTTTTGGTTGAGCAATCCATTCAGCAGGACCGCCTATTCTCCAAGTTGTAAAATTTGATAAGGAAATATTTTTTTTTAATTCAATTGAATTCATCTTTTAAGCAGCAAAATTATTTTTAATTGTGTTATTAACAACTACTTTTAAAAATAGATTTGCACATGTTTTATTAATATCTCCTGCTCCCATAATTAAAATTAAGTCTTTTTCAATTGTTTTTTCTATCATTAATTTTTTTAATTCTTGATTATTATCTGGGGTATATATTTCAAGATTTGGTTTTAATTTTTTCAATTCATATGCAATTGATCGATTATTGATTCCTTCGATTTGATCTTCTCCAGCTGAGTAAATTGGAGTTATAAATACTAAATCAGATTTACTAAGACTTTTCGCAAATTCTTTTTGAAACTTTTTTACCCTAGTAAACCGATGTGGTTGAAAGATACTTACTAGTCTATTTGGTGATATTGATGAAATATTATTTTTTGTATTAATTATAAGTGATGCAATTGATATTGCCGCATTAATTTCACTGGGATGATGAGCATAGTCTTCAATTATTAATCTATTTTTCCATAATCCTTTATAGTCAAATCTTCTTGATGGTAGATGTAAATGAGTAATACCCTTTTTGATATCTTTGAAAAGAATACCGGCTGTTCGACACGCAGCTATTGCAGCTACTGCATTACTTAAATTATGTATTCCAGGAACAGGTACTTTTATAATATCAACAAATTTTTCTTGTTCATAATACTCTGCTATAACTTCACAACCGTTTGATTCTTTTGGAATTAATGCAAAATCAATACCTTCAATTTTTTGTGTAGAGAACCATTTAGATTTTTGTATATTTTTTTTAAGATTTTTACAGTCAAAATTGGCAATTAGGTGGTTACAATTTTTAGCAAATTCTTTCATAGTCTTTAATAACTCTTCTAGATTTTTGTAATGATCAACATGTTCAAGTTCTACATTAGTTATTACTCCAATATTTGGATTAAATTTCACTAACGATCCATCTGATTCATCTGCTTCGGCAACCAGTAGTTCACTATTACTAATGTTGTAATTTTTTTTGTATAGAGGAACTATTCCACCAATTATAGCAGTAGGATCTTTTTTGATGATAGAAAGAATTGTTGTAATGTAAGTGCTTGTTGTTGTTTTACCATGTGAGCCTGAGACCACTATTGATTTCTTTTGATCGATTAGAAACTTTAGTATTTCTGATCGATGTTTGATTATTAAATTATATTTTTTTGCTTCTTGTAATTCTAAATTGTCCGGACCTATTGCAGAACTTGTGACTACTAAAACATCGTTCTTTTTATTATCTTGAAGAATTTTTTCTATATTTGCTTCTTCTTGAGTCTGAAAGATTTTTACATAACCTTCCTCTAATTCTTTTAAAAGCGAGCTTTTTTTTTGGTCAGAGCCTGATACCGAATATCCATTTTTAACGAGAATCATTGCTAATGCAGACATACCAATACCTCCTATTCCAATGAAGTGGATATGAGGTGGTAGGTGTCGTGACTTCTTCAATTTCACTTAAGTGTCGAATGAAAGATAACTCTTCATCTATCGGAAGGCACATTTTTTAAAGAATTAGAGAGTTTTTATACCTTTTATGTCCTTAACGCTTCAATTATTTTTCAAAATGCTCAGAAAATGATCATCGTTCTGTATGATCAGCGGCCAGTAGCTTATGCGGTTTAACCGTTTTTGAAATGACTTTGCGTGTTGCGATTAATGGATTCGGAAGAATAGGACGCAATTTTATGCGTTGTTGGCTGAGTAGGGGTTCAAATACAAATATTGAGGTGGTCGGTATTAACGTCACTTCTGATCCAAAGACTTGTGCCCACTTGCTGAAATATGATTCTATTCTTGGAGCAATAAATGATGCTGAAATTTCACATACAGACGATACATTCCAAATTAACGGAAAAACGATTAAATGTTATTCAGACAGAAATCCTTTAAATCTTCCTTGGAAAGAGTGGGGTATTGATCTAGTTATTGAGTCAACAGGTGTATTTAACACCGATGTTGGTGCAAGTAAGCATTTACAGGTAGGTGCTAAGAAAGTGATTCTTACTGCGCCTGGTAAGGGTGAAGGTGTTGGTACTTATGTGGTGGGTGTTAATGCAGATAAATATTCTCATGAAGATTTTGATATTCTCAGTAATGCCAGTTGCACCACTAATTGTTTAGCCCCAATAGTAAAAGTTTTAGATCAGAAGCTAGGAATAAATAAAGGTTTAATGACCACAATTCACAGTTATACAGGAGATCAAAGAATTCTTGATAATGCTCATCGTGATTTACGTCGTGCTAGAGCTGCAGCAATGAATTTGGTTCCTACCTCTACTGGAGCGGCAAAAGCAGTGGCTCTTGTGTATCCAGAAATGAAAGGGAAACTTACTGGTATAGCAATGCGAGTTCCCACTCCAAATGTTTCTGCGGTTGATTTGGTTTTTGAATCAAGTCGCAAAACTAGTGCTGAAGAGGTAAATGCATTATTAAAAACTGCTTCACAGGGCGAAATGAAAGGAATCATTAAATATGGTGATTTGCCTCTTGTTTCCACTGATTATGCGGGAACTAATGAATCAACAATTGTTGATGAAGCTTTAACTATGTGTATCGATGACAATATGGTTAAAGTTTTAGCCTGGTATGACAATGAGTGGGGTTATAGTCAAAGGGTTGTGGATTTGGCCGAGATTGTCGCTCAAAAATGGAAGTAAAACTAATTACATATAGTTAAAAGTGTTGAAATAGATTTGATTGGTCAATATTAATTTCTTCTAAGTCATCCCAGAAAACATTAGGTTTACCTTCTTTTATAAACCCAATTATTTGGGCAGAACTAAATGTTTTTGACAAAGCTTCTGCCCAATCTTTAGGAAGACTTAATATCAATTGATAGTCTTCTGCACCGTTAAATACCCAGTCGTCCCAAATTAAATTTTTTGGCCAATCAGGATCTTTTAGGATAGAAGTTTTTGATAAAACTGCTTGACAATTACTGCTTTCGCAAATTCCTCTAATCGATTCAATAAGTCCATCGCTACTATCAGTCCCTGCGGCTCTCCAGCTGTTTGACTGAGGCTTGCACTCTTTTAATGCTATTAGCGCTTTTAAGGCTGGATAGGGTCTCCTATGTGCCTTTGTAGCTCTTTCAATCAGCTCAAGACTTATTTCGTTTTCACTTGGTAGTTTTTCTGATGTTAATAGTGCTAAACCTAATCTGCTTAATCCATGGAATCCTGTACTAACAATGTAATCACCTGGCAAAGCATTTCCTCTATGAAGTCTGGGCTGGTTCATTTCGCCGATTGCAGTAATTGAAATCATTTTTATTTCTCCAGAAGTGCAATCTCCACCAATTATCTCTCCTCCAAATTCCTTCATGGCTTCATACATTCCTTCATATAGCTTTTCTACCCATTCCCATTCTGTGCTTGG from Prochlorococcus marinus XMU1408 includes these protein-coding regions:
- the rsgA gene encoding ribosome small subunit-dependent GTPase A, translating into MNKNNSNKLFGIVIALKANFLIVEIDSKDVKQDPIDEFVQKIRLLCTRRSKLDFQGLFIDVGDIVFVEAIDYKNKRAVISDVKPRKSFLKRPAVANVTSIAICISVDEPSFDSEQTSRFLITAESVKIKPFIILTKIDLIKKNVLNSFINKLKLWGYDSVAVSIKNAQGIDSLIERFRQTKLTVLAGPSGVGKTSLINHLIPSLSLPTSSVSKKLRRGTHTTRHVELFSIGNGSFLADTPGFNRPEIVSDISGFAYLFPEFRAELIHSKCKFRNCLHRDEPGCVINKDLERYSFYRENIDEMINSRLPYQGDLV
- the gap gene encoding type I glyceraldehyde-3-phosphate dehydrogenase; protein product: MTLRVAINGFGRIGRNFMRCWLSRGSNTNIEVVGINVTSDPKTCAHLLKYDSILGAINDAEISHTDDTFQINGKTIKCYSDRNPLNLPWKEWGIDLVIESTGVFNTDVGASKHLQVGAKKVILTAPGKGEGVGTYVVGVNADKYSHEDFDILSNASCTTNCLAPIVKVLDQKLGINKGLMTTIHSYTGDQRILDNAHRDLRRARAAAMNLVPTSTGAAKAVALVYPEMKGKLTGIAMRVPTPNVSAVDLVFESSRKTSAEEVNALLKTASQGEMKGIIKYGDLPLVSTDYAGTNESTIVDEALTMCIDDNMVKVLAWYDNEWGYSQRVVDLAEIVAQKWK
- the thiL gene encoding thiamine-phosphate kinase — encoded protein: MITRIQDIGERELLNRLKKFMRLGQIDDDIAEIEQSKNKLLINTDLLVENIHFSEKISNAKDIGWKSITTNISDLICSGSDNIISFTVGLVLPPSTEWEWVEKLYEGMYEAMKEFGGEIIGGDCTSGEIKMISITAIGEMNQPRLHRGNALPGDYIVSTGFHGLSRLGLALLTSEKLPSENEISLELIERATKAHRRPYPALKALIALKECKPQSNSWRAAGTDSSDGLIESIRGICESSNCQAVLSKTSILKDPDWPKNLIWDDWVFNGAEDYQLILSLPKDWAEALSKTFSSAQIIGFIKEGKPNVFWDDLEEINIDQSNLFQHF
- the murC gene encoding UDP-N-acetylmuramate--L-alanine ligase gives rise to the protein MKKSRHLPPHIHFIGIGGIGMSALAMILVKNGYSVSGSDQKKSSLLKELEEGYVKIFQTQEEANIEKILQDNKKNDVLVVTSSAIGPDNLELQEAKKYNLIIKHRSEILKFLIDQKKSIVVSGSHGKTTTSTYITTILSIIKKDPTAIIGGIVPLYKKNYNISNSELLVAEADESDGSLVKFNPNIGVITNVELEHVDHYKNLEELLKTMKEFAKNCNHLIANFDCKNLKKNIQKSKWFSTQKIEGIDFALIPKESNGCEVIAEYYEQEKFVDIIKVPVPGIHNLSNAVAAIAACRTAGILFKDIKKGITHLHLPSRRFDYKGLWKNRLIIEDYAHHPSEINAAISIASLIINTKNNISSISPNRLVSIFQPHRFTRVKKFQKEFAKSLSKSDLVFITPIYSAGEDQIEGINNRSIAYELKKLKPNLEIYTPDNNQELKKLMIEKTIEKDLILIMGAGDINKTCANLFLKVVVNNTIKNNFAA
- a CDS encoding YbaB/EbfC family nucleoid-associated protein translates to MAGFGLPNFGQLTEAFKKAQQIQQNAQKLQEELEIMEIEGANNDNRAKIWMSGNQKPLRIEIDQTLLSEDKTIIEKAILDAMKSAHEASTSTMKERMEDLTGGFKLNLPGMGDEN
- the murB gene encoding UDP-N-acetylmuramate dehydrogenase — its product is MNSIELKKNISLSNFTTWRIGGPAEWIAQPKNNEEIKYLINWINKKKIPCNIIGAGSNLLINDEGIKGLSLCMRKLKGIQIDKNTGNIEVLSGEMLPTLARKAAANGLHGLEWAVGIPGTIGGAIVMNAGAQGNCISDYLESITTLSLKGEYKIIESADLNFGYRYSLLQEENLIVVSAKLKLESGHEESKIRQITNENFNHRLRTQPYQDQSCGSVFRNPEPLKAAKLIEELGLKGFRFGGAEISKIHSNFIINANKASSHDVRKLIKHIQEKVFDSYGILLETEVKQCGFEI